A segment of the Streptomyces pactum genome:
CGGTGCGGAACGCTGCGGGCGGAGCAACCACCAAGTACCTCCGTAGGCGAGGGGGCCGGGCGGCTGGTGCCGTCGCGTGGAGACGCGGCGGCACCAGACTGGGGTGATCTGGGGGCCGGGTCAGGCGACGTTGGTGGTGCAGGCGCCGCAGGTGGACCCGCAGTTGTCGTCGGTCAGGTTGACCAGGCCCGCCGGGTCGGCGATCTCGACGAGGGATACGTCCAGGTCGAAGCCGTCCGATGCCCCAGGGATCTGCGGGCGTACTTCGGTGCGGCTGGGAACTACGGTGCTGCGCGTCATGCTTCAACTCCTCTTAATCGTTGGGGTGTTACTGGGCTGGAGCGCCCACCAGGTGCCGCTGAGGGAGCGTTGCCACTCGGCTGCTCCCCGGACGGCTCCTGGCCGCCCGGCATGTGGGGACGTGCTCCGCGTAGGAAGTCCTCGCGGGGCGCCTGACTCAGGCCGGGAAGTCATGTACCGGGAGTCTGATCAAGCGGATGCCGGTCGCCGCTCCATGAAGTAGGCGAGCGCCTGGGCCTTGAGGCGATCGAGGCACGGCTCGCAGGCGTAGAAGGGCGCGTGCTGCCCGTCCCACTGCACCGGGCCGAGCCACATCACCAGGACTCCGGTACGTCCGCAGCCGAGCCAGCAATCACCGGTGATCCACGGCCACTCCATGGAGGGACGTCCCCTTTCTCAGCTGGTCGGGATGGTCGATCTGGCGGCCTGACAGTTGGGAGCACAGGCCCAGAGCTGGAACGGCAGGCCCCGGTGGCGTATCTCGCCCAGCCGTCGACCGCTCGCTCCCAGCGGCCGAGCACAGAGGGCGCAGTCCATGGCCATCTGCTGGCGGGGCCGGAGCCGGGCGAGATCCGGAAGGGGCGAGGGTGCCGTGGCCGGGATACTCACTCGCCACCCCCGGTGCGGAGTTCCGCCCAGACCTCTTTGCCCCAGGGGCGTCTGCCCGAGCCATGCAGGTCGTAGCCCCAGCGGTCGGCGACAGCATCGACGAGAAGCAGCCCACGCCCCGACTCGTCGTCGTCACCCGCCTGGCCGAGTATGGGCAGACGCGTCGGTTCCCGGTCCACGACCCCAACACGCACTCGTGTCGCGCTCGGCCGCCCGACCGTGAGGCGGATCTCGGGACACGGAGTGTGCCGGGCGGCGTTCGCGATCAGCTCCGTGACGATCAGCGCGGCACGGTCGGCGAGGCCATCGATGTGCCACACACCGAGGACGGCTCGGACGAGGTCGCGGCCGATCTCGGCCGTGGACGGCTCGCACGGGAAGGTCTGGCTGTACGTGGGGTGGCCGACGGAGAGGGCCTCAACTGGTGTTCTTAGACTCGTCATTGGGGTGGAGCCTTCGTGTCGTCTCGGCGCCCGGCCCACCCCCGCGGGGGAACCTCAGGGGCGGGCCGGGCCGTCAACAGCCGCCCGCACGGTGGGGCGCGGCGGGCGACCAGCACCCAGACAACTCCCTTTCCCCGCAGGCTGGTTAGGACGTTCAGGCACTCAGCCGACGGACCTGCCTAGGACGTTTTGACCTCTCCTTTACCTGGCGGGTGGGGATCGCGCGGACTACCGTGCCCGCATGGACACCACCCGCAACACCGTTCTTGAGGCGTGGATGACCGAACACGGCTACAGCTCCAACAGCCTCGCCGAGGCCGTGAACAGCGCCATTGAACGGTTGACCGGGCGCCCTGGAGGACTCGACGGCTCATCGGTCCGGGCATGGAAAGCGGGCCGGGTCACGTGGCCAAAGTCAGCCGCCCGCAAGGCACTTGAGGACGTCACCGGACTACCCGCCGTCGCTTTAGGGTTCGTGCCACGGAGCCGGCCTTCGTCCACCCCGGCCCCACCGCAGCAGGAGGACCCCGACATGAAGCGCCGCACCCTCGTCGGCAGCATCGCGGCGGCTGCCGCAGCAGCAGCCGCACCCGGCACCACATCGCCGCGCCGTATCGGCATGAGCGACGTCAACCGCCTCAACAAGCGCTTCGCCGAGATCATCGCCAGCGACCACCGCCACGGTGGACAACTCGGCATCGAACAGCGGGCCGCCGCCCTCGCCGACGAGGCACTCAACCTCCAGAACGCCGGCAGCGCCACCCAGCGGGTGCGCAGCAACCTCTACGCCTCCGCAGCCGCCTTCCGCTCCTCCGCGATGTGGGCCGCCATCGACGGCCGCCGCTACGACATCGCCAAGGCACACATGCGCGAGGCCCAGGCCCTCGCCGAGATGTCCGGCGACCAGGCGATCAAGTTCCGCATCTGGAGTCACGCGGGCACCATGTACCGCCACATGGGCCGTCCGGCCGACGCGTTCGCCGCCAACGACGTCGCCCGCAACCTGCACCTCACACGCCGCGACCCTCTGTTCGCCTCCCTCGGTCTGGCGCGCCAGGGCGCAATCCACGGCACGGCACAGGACCGCACCGGCACCCGCCGGGCCTTCGAGCAGGCCCAGGACGCCATGCTGCGAGCCGACCCCGCCGACTACCGGCCGGTGTGGATGCTCGCCTTCTACGACCAGGCCGAGCTGGACTCCCTAGCCCTCTCCGCACACTTGGCGCTCGGCGACTACTCGACCGCCGAGTACCACGCCCACCGCTGCCTGTCCGCCCTCCGCCCCCACATGATCCGCTCCCGCGCAATCACCACCACCCGGCTCGCACACGCTCAGCTCGCCCAGGGCGCCCCCGACGCCGCCACGGCCACCGCGATGAAGGTCCCCGCCGAAGCCGCCACCCAGCACGCCCGGGTCACTCGCATGCTGCAGGAGTTCGGGGCCGCACTGCGCGCCACCGCGCCGGGCACCTCCACCGTGCAGACCTGGACCGAGCACACCGCCACCTGGAGGATGGCCGCATGACCACGGCGCCCGCCATCGAACTGCGTACCTTCACCACCCTCGACACAGCCCGCGGCGACCTCCTCGACGTGTACGCCGACGTACGCGCCCCACTCCTCCACCTGCCGAACTACGCGGTCACCGCGTTCGGCGAACGCCTGGACCGACACGGCACCGAGCCGGGGTTCACGGCCGTCCTCGCGTACGCGGACGGGTATCCGGTCGGCTACGCCTACGGCAACACCATCGAGCACGGCGACCGCTACTGGCAGCGCACCAGCCCGACGCCGGCGGAGAAGTACACCGCGCATCCGGCC
Coding sequences within it:
- a CDS encoding Tat pathway signal sequence domain protein, translated to MDTTRNTVLEAWMTEHGYSSNSLAEAVNSAIERLTGRPGGLDGSSVRAWKAGRVTWPKSAARKALEDVTGLPAVALGFVPRSRPSSTPAPPQQEDPDMKRRTLVGSIAAAAAAAAAPGTTSPRRIGMSDVNRLNKRFAEIIASDHRHGGQLGIEQRAAALADEALNLQNAGSATQRVRSNLYASAAAFRSSAMWAAIDGRRYDIAKAHMREAQALAEMSGDQAIKFRIWSHAGTMYRHMGRPADAFAANDVARNLHLTRRDPLFASLGLARQGAIHGTAQDRTGTRRAFEQAQDAMLRADPADYRPVWMLAFYDQAELDSLALSAHLALGDYSTAEYHAHRCLSALRPHMIRSRAITTTRLAHAQLAQGAPDAATATAMKVPAEAATQHARVTRMLQEFGAALRATAPGTSTVQTWTEHTATWRMAA
- a CDS encoding ATP-binding protein, whose amino-acid sequence is MTSLRTPVEALSVGHPTYSQTFPCEPSTAEIGRDLVRAVLGVWHIDGLADRAALIVTELIANAARHTPCPEIRLTVGRPSATRVRVGVVDREPTRLPILGQAGDDDESGRGLLLVDAVADRWGYDLHGSGRRPWGKEVWAELRTGGGE
- a CDS encoding FxLD family lanthipeptide, whose product is MTRSTVVPSRTEVRPQIPGASDGFDLDVSLVEIADPAGLVNLTDDNCGSTCGACTTNVA
- a CDS encoding GNAT family N-acetyltransferase produces the protein MTTAPAIELRTFTTLDTARGDLLDVYADVRAPLLHLPNYAVTAFGERLDRHGTEPGFTAVLAYADGYPVGYAYGNTIEHGDRYWQRTSPTPAEKYTAHPAVALKEIGVRQTWRKTGTARRIHDALLATRHESFVTLMVNPAAGDGKVHALYKSWGYKDIGQSQPSPASPVLAVMIRTIR